One Maribacter sp. HTCC2170 genomic window, GTTTCCGCGTCCTCATTCGAACTACTGAAAACAACATTGTATCCATATTCTTTTGCCCTAATCTCAACATAATGCGCAATCTTGGCATAAAAAATATCAGAAATATTGGGTAAAATCAATCCGATGGTCTCACTTTTTCCCAAACTCAATCCTCTGGCCATTTGATTTGGTCGGTAGTTGTTTTCCTTGGCAAAATCTAAAATTCGTTTTTGCGTTTCCTTGCTTATTTTATTTTCATCACCCCTATTATTAAGCACCAAGGATACCGCAGTCTTCGACAACTTCAACTCTTCGGCAATATCTTTTAAAAATATTTTTTTCAAAACTAACTAAATCGGTTTAGTTCAATCTCAAATGTACAACCAAACTGTTCAAATAAAAAACAATTGTCAAGATATCCCCTAAAATAAGAGTCCAAGAAAATTGAACTTTTCCAAATAGCCCAGTTATTCCTTAGTTCACTTTCAATTTAAATGTTGATGCTGGTAAATTTTCAGAATTGACAAGATTAGCATCGGTAAAAGGTTGCCAACCATAATACACATATTCTGGTTTGTACTGCGATGTCACCTCAACGATATGCTTGCATAACTTCGCTGGAACTAATTCAATCCCATCAATTGAAAAACCTCGCAAAACTTGATTGTCAGAAGTTTTTAGCCCATTAGCCGTATATGCAAAATCTATAATGATCTTACCCTCTATATATTTGGCTGTTATTGGGAGGGGTCCTGAGGGCACTATTTGTTTTCCATAAGTCTTATTTAAAGCCCAACGTGCCAATCGATACCCCACATCCTTTTTATTTGTTGGATGCACATCATTTATGAATCCTATATCACTCGAAACGGCCATTCCTCCATTTTCTATTTCATTTAATAATTCTCGTTGTTCGTCCCTAAATTTGGGCCAATATTTAGAATTGTAATGTGTCGTATCAATGGAAGAAAGTTGCACCCAGTAAAAAGGCATTTCAGGTTGCTTCCATTTCTGACGATAGTCTTCAATCAAAAGTTTTTGTAATTCTCCATATTCGTTTACCCTTTCAATCTCTTGGGCATTACTTTCACCTTGGTACCATATAATTCCTTTTATTGGTAACTTGAATAGCGGTTTAATTCCCGCTGAATAAGCAAATCCTGGTTTAAAAGCATGGTTTGGACCTAGTTCGTCTCCATCAAGAACTTGTATGTCACCTACATTTTGATGACCTCTTTCTCTTATCCACTCGGGCAAGACATTGTTATCTAGCCAATTACCCTTTACTTTGGATGAAAACAAGGAATTCCCTTCCATAACATTACGGCCAATAAAAGCTTCTATAGGGGCTCCACCGATTGCCATATTTATTAACCCAATAGGAA contains:
- a CDS encoding sialate O-acetylesterase, producing the protein MKNFLTLFLIFFVSVNSASAQLSLPDTFTNNMVLQRGEPIHIWGNGIPNKSLKIEFGRDTIATAVRQDSTWSVYFKKSKSNSSPQSIYISSGLERIVLSNILIGDVWLCAGQSNMEWSMEREMHFDKEKKNVNLPSLRFYNTTYAGKNIYNKSFNDSLLSLLNENDFYDGRWAVSDSISIKRMSAVGYYFGKEILEQVDVPIGLINMAIGGAPIEAFIGRNVMEGNSLFSSKVKGNWLDNNVLPEWIRERGHQNVGDIQVLDGDELGPNHAFKPGFAYSAGIKPLFKLPIKGIIWYQGESNAQEIERVNEYGELQKLLIEDYRQKWKQPEMPFYWVQLSSIDTTHYNSKYWPKFRDEQRELLNEIENGGMAVSSDIGFINDVHPTNKKDVGYRLARWALNKTYGKQIVPSGPLPITAKYIEGKIIIDFAYTANGLKTSDNQVLRGFSIDGIELVPAKLCKHIVEVTSQYKPEYVYYGWQPFTDANLVNSENLPASTFKLKVN